One window of Candidatus Mycobacterium wuenschmannii genomic DNA carries:
- a CDS encoding CPBP family intramembrane glutamic endopeptidase, giving the protein MVAPLSDSERRPLRIEIAIVLCVTFGLSAVTAALQLADSVLRGLSSQKIPLNPKRSYFDLIDLGLNASIVVQLLSWGALALYLLWRNGSAPAVIGLARFRWRPDLLGGVGLAALIGLPGLGLYLVARALHMNASVIPSGLGDTWWRVPMLVLTAFADGWAEEVIVVGYLLTRLGQLGVGSRAALLWSSLLRGAYHLYQGFGAGLGNVVMGLVFGYAWRRTGRLWPLVIAHGLIDTVAFVGYALLAGHLRWLH; this is encoded by the coding sequence GTGGTTGCGCCCCTCAGCGACAGCGAACGCAGGCCACTGCGCATCGAGATCGCGATCGTGCTGTGCGTGACATTCGGCCTCAGCGCCGTCACCGCGGCGCTGCAGCTGGCGGACTCGGTCCTGCGCGGCCTGAGCTCGCAGAAAATCCCGCTCAACCCGAAGCGGTCCTACTTCGACCTGATCGACCTGGGCCTCAATGCGTCGATCGTCGTGCAGTTGCTCTCCTGGGGTGCGCTCGCGCTATACCTGTTGTGGCGCAACGGTTCAGCGCCCGCCGTGATAGGGCTGGCTCGGTTTCGCTGGCGGCCAGATCTGCTCGGCGGGGTGGGTCTGGCCGCGCTGATCGGGTTGCCCGGGCTGGGCCTCTATCTCGTCGCGCGAGCCCTGCACATGAACGCGTCGGTGATCCCGTCCGGCCTGGGCGACACCTGGTGGCGGGTGCCGATGCTGGTGCTCACCGCGTTCGCCGACGGCTGGGCCGAAGAGGTGATCGTCGTCGGCTATCTGCTCACCCGGCTGGGCCAACTTGGCGTCGGGTCGCGGGCGGCGCTGCTGTGGTCGAGTCTGCTGCGCGGCGCGTACCACCTCTATCAGGGGTTCGGGGCGGGCCTGGGAAACGTGGTGATGGGTTTGGTGTTCGGCTACGCCTGGCGGCGCACCGGCCGGTTGTGGCCGCTGGTGATCGCGCACGGCCTGATCGACACCGTCGCGTTCGTCGGGTACGCGCTGCTGGCCGGGCATCTGCGATG